A single genomic interval of Bradyrhizobium sp. sBnM-33 harbors:
- the dxr gene encoding 1-deoxy-D-xylulose-5-phosphate reductoisomerase: MSAVPLRNNKVALSDVRTVTVLGATGSIGDSTMDLLRGARDRYQVEALTANTNVEALARLAKEFGVRFAAIADPARLAELKDALAGTGIECGAGESAIIEAAARPADWVMAAVSGAAGLKPALAAVDRGAAVALANKECLVCAGDFFMQRAAKAGACILPADSEHNALFQALSSGNREELVRVIITASGGPFRTWAPADIERATLEQALKHPNWSMGQKITIDSASMMNKGLEVIEASYLFALSADEIDVLVHPQSIIHGMVEFSDRSVVAQLGAPDMRIPIAHCLGWPDRIVGPSARLDLAKIGQLTFEAPDFERFPGLRLAYEALRTGRGATTVFNAANEVAVAAFIAGKIKFGSIARLVEATINDWIRAGNLAPLSSADDAISVDHNARNRAASLLPQIALKAS; this comes from the coding sequence ATGAGCGCAGTTCCATTGCGTAACAACAAGGTCGCTTTATCGGATGTGCGCACTGTTACGGTGTTGGGCGCCACCGGCTCCATCGGCGACAGCACGATGGATTTGCTGCGCGGCGCGCGCGACCGCTATCAGGTCGAGGCGCTGACCGCGAATACCAATGTCGAAGCGCTGGCCAGGCTCGCGAAGGAATTTGGCGTGCGATTCGCTGCGATCGCCGACCCCGCGCGCCTTGCCGAACTGAAGGATGCGCTGGCAGGCACGGGCATCGAATGCGGCGCCGGCGAAAGCGCGATCATCGAGGCCGCGGCGCGTCCCGCCGACTGGGTGATGGCGGCGGTAAGCGGCGCGGCCGGGCTGAAGCCCGCGCTCGCTGCGGTCGACCGCGGCGCCGCCGTCGCATTGGCGAACAAGGAATGCCTGGTTTGTGCCGGCGATTTCTTCATGCAGCGCGCGGCGAAGGCCGGCGCCTGCATCCTTCCGGCGGATTCCGAACACAACGCGCTGTTTCAGGCGCTCTCTTCCGGCAATCGCGAGGAATTGGTGCGCGTGATCATCACCGCATCCGGCGGCCCGTTCCGCACCTGGGCGCCGGCCGACATCGAGCGGGCCACGCTTGAGCAGGCCTTGAAGCATCCGAACTGGAGCATGGGCCAGAAGATCACTATTGATTCGGCCTCGATGATGAACAAGGGCCTCGAAGTCATCGAAGCTTCCTATCTGTTTGCACTCTCGGCCGACGAGATCGACGTTCTCGTGCATCCGCAGTCGATCATCCACGGCATGGTCGAATTCTCCGATCGCTCTGTGGTTGCGCAGCTCGGCGCGCCCGACATGCGCATCCCGATCGCGCACTGCCTTGGATGGCCCGATCGAATCGTCGGCCCGTCAGCCAGGCTGGACCTCGCAAAAATCGGCCAGCTCACGTTCGAGGCGCCGGACTTCGAGCGCTTCCCGGGCTTGCGGTTGGCCTACGAGGCGTTACGTACAGGACGTGGCGCGACCACGGTATTCAATGCTGCCAATGAGGTGGCGGTGGCGGCGTTCATCGCCGGAAAGATCAAGTTCGGGTCGATCGCGCGCCTCGTCGAAGCCACCATCAACGACTGGATTCGTGCCGGGAACCTTGCGCCTTTGAGCTCGGCCGACGACGCCATTTCCGTTGACCATAATGCGCGAAATCGAGCTGCCTCCCTATTGCCTCAAATTGCCTTAAAGGCATCCTAG
- a CDS encoding phosphatidate cytidylyltransferase encodes MRIAAAAVLIPLAVAIAYAGGWLWAALVTLAAIGLFFEWLAIVGLAGATRVIVPGVAALALGGVCFAIGRLDAALIVLGIGFVAVVSIAPERRNWAAAGFLYAAAAEIASVLVRLDSVKGFAALMLVLLIVWVTDSGGYFAGRGIGGPKLWPRVSPKKTWAGAVGGFAASLAVAGGFAAFDLGRIGPLLMLSATLSVASQLGDLFESAVKRRFGVKDSSHIIPGHGGLMDRLDGFVAAVVVAALFGFLRGGADGVGRGLMVW; translated from the coding sequence ATGCGTATCGCCGCCGCCGCGGTGCTGATCCCGCTTGCGGTCGCCATCGCCTATGCGGGCGGCTGGCTGTGGGCCGCGCTGGTGACGCTGGCGGCCATCGGTCTGTTCTTCGAATGGCTCGCGATCGTGGGTCTCGCCGGGGCAACGCGTGTGATCGTCCCCGGCGTGGCCGCGCTTGCGCTCGGCGGGGTTTGCTTTGCGATCGGCCGGCTCGATGCCGCCCTGATCGTACTCGGCATCGGCTTTGTCGCGGTCGTGTCGATCGCGCCGGAACGGCGAAACTGGGCGGCAGCCGGATTTCTGTACGCGGCGGCGGCCGAGATTGCCTCGGTGCTGGTGCGTTTGGATTCCGTAAAGGGTTTTGCCGCCCTGATGCTCGTGCTGCTGATCGTATGGGTGACCGATAGTGGCGGCTATTTCGCGGGCCGCGGTATTGGCGGACCGAAACTGTGGCCGCGCGTCAGTCCGAAAAAGACCTGGGCCGGCGCCGTCGGCGGTTTTGCCGCCAGTCTGGCTGTGGCAGGCGGATTTGCCGCGTTCGATCTGGGCAGAATAGGGCCGCTATTGATGCTTTCGGCGACCCTCTCGGTGGCTTCGCAGCTCGGCGACCTCTTCGAATCCGCCGTGAAGCGCCGTTTTGGCGTAAAGGACTCAAGTCACATCATTCCCGGCCATGGCGGACTAATGGATCGTCTGGACGGGTTTGTCGCAGCCGTCGTCGTGGCGGCACTTTTCGGCTTTCTGCGGGGCGGCGCCGATGGCGTCGGCCGCGGTCTTATGGTTTGGTGA